A stretch of the Mesorhizobium sp. Pch-S genome encodes the following:
- the lepA gene encoding translation elongation factor 4 — protein sequence MSTPISNIRNFSIVAHIDHGKSTLADRLIQMTGALEAREMTEQVLDNMDIERERGITIKAQTVRLNYKAKDGQDYVLNLIDTPGHVDFAYEVSRSLRACEGSLLVVDASQGVEAQTLANVYQAIDANHEIVVVLNKIDLPAAEPDRIKEQVEEVIGLDASEAVMISAKTGIGIDEVLEAIVTKLPPPREGDAAKPLKAMLVDSWYDAYLGVIVLVRVIDGVLKKGQNIRMMGTGAKYPVERTGFFTPKMIQADEIGPGEFGFITASIKEVADTRVGDTITEDRRPTTDPLPGFKPAQPVVFCGLFPVDAADFEDLRAAVGKLRLNDASFSYEMETSAALGFGFRCGFLGLLHLEIIQERLEREFDLDLIATAPSVVYRLALTDGTVKELHNPADMPDVVKIDHIEEPWIRATILTPDDYLGGILKLCQDRRGIQVDLSYVGKRAMLVYELPLNEVVFDFYDRLKSISKGYASFDYHLTDYKEGDLVKMSILVNEEPVDALSMLVHRTAAEKRGRAMCEKLKELIPQHMFKIPIQAAIGGKVIARETISALRKDVTAKCYGGDVTRKRKLLDKQKEGKKRMRQFGKVDIPQAAFIEALKMGDN from the coding sequence ATGAGCACGCCCATTTCCAACATCCGCAATTTTTCGATCGTGGCCCACATCGACCACGGCAAGTCGACGCTGGCCGACCGCCTCATCCAGATGACCGGCGCGCTGGAGGCGCGCGAGATGACCGAGCAGGTGCTCGACAACATGGACATCGAGCGCGAGCGCGGCATCACCATCAAGGCGCAGACCGTGCGCCTGAACTACAAGGCCAAGGACGGCCAGGATTATGTGCTGAACCTCATCGACACGCCGGGCCACGTCGACTTCGCTTATGAAGTGTCGCGCTCGCTGCGCGCCTGCGAAGGTTCGCTGCTGGTGGTCGACGCCTCGCAGGGCGTCGAGGCGCAGACGCTGGCCAATGTCTACCAGGCCATCGACGCCAACCACGAGATCGTCGTGGTGCTGAACAAGATCGACCTTCCCGCGGCCGAACCGGACCGCATCAAGGAACAGGTCGAGGAGGTGATCGGCCTCGACGCGTCCGAGGCGGTGATGATTTCGGCCAAGACCGGCATCGGCATCGACGAGGTGCTGGAAGCGATCGTCACCAAGCTGCCGCCGCCGCGCGAAGGCGATGCCGCCAAGCCGCTGAAGGCCATGCTGGTCGACAGCTGGTACGACGCCTATCTCGGCGTCATCGTGCTGGTGCGCGTCATCGACGGCGTGCTCAAAAAGGGCCAGAACATCCGCATGATGGGCACCGGAGCGAAGTATCCGGTCGAGCGCACCGGCTTCTTCACGCCCAAGATGATCCAGGCCGACGAGATCGGGCCTGGCGAGTTCGGTTTCATCACCGCTTCGATCAAGGAAGTGGCCGACACCCGCGTCGGTGACACCATCACCGAGGACCGCCGCCCGACCACCGACCCCTTGCCGGGTTTCAAGCCGGCGCAGCCGGTGGTGTTCTGCGGCCTGTTCCCTGTCGATGCCGCCGATTTCGAGGATCTGCGCGCCGCCGTCGGCAAGCTGCGCCTCAATGACGCGTCTTTCTCCTATGAAATGGAAACCTCCGCTGCTCTCGGCTTCGGCTTCCGCTGCGGCTTCCTCGGCCTGCTGCATCTGGAGATCATCCAGGAGCGTCTGGAGCGCGAGTTCGACCTCGATCTCATCGCCACTGCCCCTTCCGTCGTTTACCGCCTGGCGCTGACCGACGGCACGGTGAAGGAACTTCACAACCCGGCCGACATGCCCGACGTGGTCAAGATCGATCATATCGAGGAGCCGTGGATCCGCGCCACCATCCTGACGCCGGACGACTATCTCGGCGGCATCCTGAAGCTCTGCCAGGACAGGCGCGGCATTCAGGTCGACCTGTCTTATGTCGGCAAGCGCGCCATGCTGGTCTACGAACTGCCGCTCAACGAAGTGGTGTTCGACTTCTACGACCGGCTGAAGTCGATCTCCAAGGGCTACGCTTCCTTCGACTATCACCTGACCGACTACAAGGAAGGCGACCTCGTCAAGATGTCGATCCTGGTCAATGAGGAACCGGTCGACGCGCTCTCCATGCTGGTGCACCGCACCGCAGCCGAAAAGCGCGGCCGCGCCATGTGCGAGAAGCTGAAGGAGCTGATCCCGCAGCACATGTTCAAGATCCCGATCCAGGCTGCCATCGGCGGCAAGGTGATCGCACGCGAGACGATCTCGGCCCTGCGCAAGGACGTGACCGCCAAATGTTACGGCGGCGACGTCACCCGCAAGCGCAAGCTGCTGGACAAGCAGAAGGAAGGCAAGAAGCGCATGCGCCAGTTCGGCAAGGTCGACATCCCGCAGGCGGCCTTCATTGAGGCGTTGAAGATGGGGGATAATTGA